The segment GTGAAGCAGACATTCAtaaattctttttaaaaaaaatatttttttttttcgtggcatTAATGCATCGATTTGATTTCTTCAATAGTATAATGCGTTGGAAATTTATGTAATAATATGACATATTATAAATGTATTAAGTAATATAATTCAATGGACTGACACCCATTTCGtagattaaaaaatattccatCATGCGTATCAATGTATTAtaaaggtgagaaattttttaacttgcTATGCCCCAAAGAATTAAGGCTATAGTTTATATTTACAATTGTGTACAATTATCTTTAACTCGGAAAATTCTATGCATGTGGCCTGCATTAAAATAGGTGTAAATGCTTAACTATTCTATAATTAGCAAATTATTACCGCGAGATGAAATAGCAGGATAATTAATGCCTCTGCGAACGGAATCGCTTTTGTAGATGTTTGAGAAGTATTAAAAGACGAAACAGACTAAGCATACCACGAGAAAGGagtaagcaaacaacgcgttaaTCGAATAAAGCTCGCAATTCAGTTGGTAAACTTGACTTGGGGGTTGAAAACGACAGAGAAAACTCTGCTACTTATCGAACACTTTCGAATGCAATTAATTAATCGTtgcttttaattaatttaattccgATCACGCTCACCACTGTGGAAATTAGAGGGAATTATACAAGCAGCGCCGCACGACATAAAACTGTCGAACTAATAATTTACCCAGGAGTACTTGTTGCACATTTCGTGAGATGGCGCGTCCTGGTACTTGTTAAAGAACGACATAAGATCATGATTTAGGTCAGAATTATACATTGTCAGCATGATCAAAAGTCTGACGAAATTACTTTGTAGAAAAATACACAGTGAGTATAGAAAGTAGGGCCATAGACATTCGAAATCTCGAATCTCGATATCTCGAAATCTCGAAACTCAAAACGTTCGAGTTCTCGCAACTCGAAACTCGAAACTTCATGCTACAATTGTGATTCGAATATAAGGTGAACGGCCCAATTACTGTGATGAAAAATTCTGTGACGTTTTGATTCAAAACTCTTAGAATCcagataaataataatttgtattgAGAAAGTTTAATAATAATCCGACTCATATCAAGTTCCTTTTGGAGTTACTTATTGTACTCTTTATACTCACTGTATTTTAGACTTGAAAAAATTTTAAGAATTGATTTGACATCATACAAAAATTTCTAGACTATCAAGAGAGAGTTATGAGAAAGCTATTTCAATTTCTATACTTATATAGTCTTTGAACATCCTGGTAGAACGACAGGCAACAAATACTTCAGTCTGCTTCGATAGAAATACAAAATCTTAGTTTCGTTATCTTATCTTGTCAACAAATATTATAGTATGGATTTGTGGAGTTAGATCTAATTACAGTATGAATGAGTccgtatttaaaattaatttgataATTAGTCAAGCTTATCGGTGCAATACAGAGGTTCACAGCCTCCATCACGTGATTAGGCAATGCTCTCTGATAAAATTACAGGCATAAACTTCTAAATACATTTCCACGTGTTTATGATATTTCGGTTTAATAATTAGAAAGTCTGATTATacaattttagactttctataTTTGATAGTTTCTTTTACGTTTCTCATGACATATTTCTTGTATTTTTTTCATCgctaaatttaaatttttattcaattctCAATTAAACATCctgttttaaattttaataatggcTAAAACGGCAAAAGAAATAGTCAATCTAGCAGCAATTAAAGTATCATGActttggaaatttttaaatcaaacaaaattttgttaaaaaccTGTGACATGAAACTGAATCATTAGTaactaattaaaaagaaaattaaccaACGAATTTAGTATTTATTGCAGTTGAGAATATGTTCAATGTATTTTGTGTATTATGTCGATCGCGCGTTGGAattatacgaataaaattttgcccatccACGATTTCGAAGCAACCTGAAGCTAAATGCAGTCTTTCATGCGCTGCCCGACTTTCATTCTCTTTGTTCTCGGCGTTCCCTGTTTCACAACCACGTGCCATCTTCATTTCCTTCGATGACGTTTGTCAATAGTATGCGTTCTGTCGCGAGACGCTCATAAATTTTTAGTTAATCCGATTGTAAATCGCCTGTCATGATACGGATAAGAAAGATAAGAAAATGTATCAGACGGAGTATGTCATTCCTTGGGTTCAGATGCGGGCAAGAGACGAGAATACTCTGAGAGCCGCCAAGTTTTACCCCGTGGTAAGAGAAATTTTCGAACAAACGTCAGACTTTAACAATCAAGGGAGTAGTTTGGACCAAACAGCGCAAATTCATTATAATTACACAAGTTTCTAACACAAAAGACAATTTTAAGTCAAAACTTCCGATCGGTCGGTTGAATGAATCTTGAGACATCTTATTCGCCAGTCCAAAGAATTTTCGTGTGAGAGAAATGGCTATAAAGTTTCGGGGTGTGTTGGTAAGATGTGTTCGGTTCAGAGACTTATAATTTTgacaatttttcgaatttttacgATCCGTCTATACCTGACATTTgaagaaaatgcgaaagatcgatATTTTCAAAGTTTTATTCCAGACTACCCCCTTTAATGCCGGCTGCGCGCTCGTTGAACGTTCCATTTTGGATATGGTTCGTTCGCAAGGAAATCGAAACTGCAACGTGAGATACGGCAAAACAATTTTCAGCTGCATGGAGCGACTGGGAATGCATAATTTAATACGATACTTTCATTACGTTTGATAACAAAATCCCTCGCGATGATACGCGAATTAACTTTCGTTGAATTAAGTTTTGTAAAGAGCGGATGTATCTAGATTTAATCTTTTACTTGCTTCTTTTGTTAgaggtttatataaaaattttttactcgaaccagcttttagagaTAGGTGGATAAAACAGTAAAAGTTTTAAAAATCTAAAGTTAATCTAAAACTCTGATTGACATCTTATCTGTTAGGATGTAGACAGCCCTTGTTTCCAGTTATACCTAAACCATTAAAGCTACGTTTCCTGTTAGGCAAACCTCATTTTCATCCACTTCTAATCTGCGACCCGACAGTAGTTTTCATTTAGCGATATATGACTGCCACAATTCACGTCGACCAAAATATGGACATTCTCTTGATAGTTTTCATTGAACCCACTATCCAGCTGCTTGATCAGTCATTTACTCGACATTCATGTTCGTATCTTCGCTCGTATCAGATTTACCCTCCACtacgtatacagagtgtttcgcCTACCTTGTATGGTTGAAATATTTCTTTCTCTATCAACAATACTAGCCTACGTGGACTGCATAACTCATTACTCTCGACTTTTCTTTATAGTGTTGCTATCGTTGTAGAGGTTAATAATTATACTCGATACCGAATTGGAGCAAGTGCTTAGAAAATCTTCGGATTGAATGAATCTTAGACCAGTTGTTGCAAATAAAAGTAGTATTGTGCTAATTATTGTGCATGATTCGCTTTGCTGCCGTTTGCTTATAGCAATTACCATCTGTATCGAACAGCTGCTCGTCTAGATTCGTGTTAGATTTAAATCTATCATCGTTGGCACTGTTTACCTTCCTCCGAACTCTGACGTCAACGCCTACATGTCAGCCTATCAAACACATACTTCGTCGCTACGCTACCATAGATGTTATACTCGCAGACTACGACCGTACCACACTCTTGCTGGCGCAATACTAACGATGACATTCTCTCCTACAATTACTGTTGAAGATTTCCAATACCTCGATCAGCTGATACGCtgtcaaaataaatttttgtctgTTTTACGTTGCAACAAAGTTAGAGTagcaagaaaataaataaaatattgatttcagTTGGAACCGTTTGCACCGCGGTATTCGATCTCGTATTTTAACAATAATAAAGAAGATAGCACGAAATCGGCGTACGAGCGTCTTCACAGCGCGGTGGATTACGATCCTGGCAAGCCACGCTGCGATCGCACGAAACCTAGCCTTTATTGGCTCGAAATCTCGAAGGAGAACAATTGTCACAAGGTTCCAATGACTTCTAATCACTGGTACGGTCGACCGAACAGAATCCAAGTCGACTTCCCCGAGAAGAAATTCAATCGGTCGAGCAAAATGCTGGAGTTCTACAGTCGAGCCGGTCTGAACCTAATCAGCGAGGACGAACGGCGGGCCGAAGTCTGTTAGGCAAACTTTTTTCGTCATTTTTCTCGTTACAATCGTTTAAACGTTTTCCGGTCGAATCAAGAAACGGCGCGAAAGAACGGAAAAAAAAGAACAGTATACGAATCGTTTGAAAAGCTGCGACGCCTAGGTGTGAAATCAAGGATAATGCAATCAAATGGTTTACAATTGCAATTTCAGAGCAATTAATAATCACGATCAACGGATAACGATAACTTTCAAAATGCTAATAACAGGTGAACAGATACTTATTAATACATTGTTTATTTCTTTCCATGAATTTTGAGAATTCTTTGCTTATACACTGGaagatatttaattattttttaaatgttttcgtAATATCTGTTTAGTTGTTATTTTAAGTCCCTACTCGCCAGTTGTTCgttattgtaaaaaaaaatgtagCGTGATGTGTTGTATAGTTATTGAGCAAATAAAGAACAGAAAACTCGTAAAAACTCGTTGCGCCTTAAATAATCGTCATCCACTAATAATTCGGCGGGTAGTTGTTGAAGTATAAGAGTTCCGGGGAGTTTGAACAAAAATTTGCTCTGTTCCTGGTATTCCTGGGTAGCTGGCTTTTTAAACTTTCATTACAatcatatatttaaaatatttacttgacaaataaaaaataattaatgataAAACAATGCTCCGACAACGTCAATAATTTATTCACGTTAACGCTTTTGAAAATCATTTTCCGCAATAGCTCGAAGTACAACAGTAATTACCATATTTTACATATTACCTGTCCCAATGAATAAAACTAACCGAGGAACACAATTTCGCGAGTTGCGCGctgctgtttgcgcttaatccgTGCCATATGCCGGTTCGACTGAAAAATTATTGGCTTGGCGGAGCGCTGTTTGCATAAAGAAATTAATTCATTTGGGGCACGAGGCCGTGGACGGCTAGTCCAAAAATGGTTTTTACGTTTTCACGTGAAACTACTTACAGTTGACACAGTGCTCGGGTAAACACGGCCAGCCGATCGTTTCCCTCAGCGACCAAGGTTAGGGCGAGTAAATACCAGTCGATTTATTCGCGGAATAAATTTTCACGCGAACCAACTTCCTCGCGAATGGCATAGCGATTCATAAAGGATCACGGGAACAACACTTTGCTTTAGCGTTTTCTAAAGCAGGGGGCACGAACCCTAAAAAGAAGAACACTGTTATACATATGATTCAAAAGAGGCGCGAAAGAAAATTCTTAATGCAAAAAAACGtggttaacttaacccagaattTCCTTTTTATTGTAGAAACGATCATCTTATTTTGAAGCATAAAAGACTattgaatataataaataactaaCGAGATAACTTTGTCTTACATCGCGTAAAGATGTGGTACATTGAATCAATTCACTTTTAACTTCCACCACAAGTTCTACCATAAGATACTTATAATTAGTCATTTTCAGAAGAAAGTTAAgttgttatac is part of the Colletes latitarsis isolate SP2378_abdomen chromosome 10, iyColLati1, whole genome shotgun sequence genome and harbors:
- the LOC143346067 gene encoding uncharacterized protein LOC143346067, encoding MYQTEYVIPWVQMRARDENTLRAAKFYPVLEPFAPRYSISYFNNNKEDSTKSAYERLHSAVDYDPGKPRCDRTKPSLYWLEISKENNCHKVPMTSNHWYGRPNRIQVDFPEKKFNRSSKMLEFYSRAGLNLISEDERRAEVC